The region TACAGCGCTTTGCACTGCTTGCCCTGTTGTTCTCGATTGATGCCGTTGCGGTTATTGAACCGCCTCGGCGCGAAATCCGCTTCGCTGTTGCCGCGCAATTCCCGCCTTTCCAAAGCCGCAACCTGCAAGGCCAACTGGTCGGCCTGAATATCGACCTGGGTAACGCCCTGTGCCAGCAACTGAAGGTGCGCTGCACCTGGGTCGATCAGGTGCTTGTCGAAAACATCCCCGCGCTTGATGCCCGGCAATTCGATGCGATCATGGGGATGGCTCCCACGTCTGAGCGGCGGCGATGGGTGGGCTTCACCGATAACCTTTATCCCTTCACTACGCGTTTGGTCGCCCGCAGGTCCTCAGGCCTGATGCCGACCATCAGTTCGCTCAAGGGCAAGCGAGTGGGTGTATTGCTGGGCAGCAACCGCGAAGCCTTTACCCGCTCGAAGTGGGCGCCCGAGGGCGTGATCATCGAGAGTTTCTGGCTCAATGACGAACTGGTCCGCAGCCTGGTGGCCGGCGATATCGATGCGACCCTGCAGGGCACCGTGGAAATTCGGGGTGCGCTGCTCGACACCGACGCCGGCCAGGATTTCAACTTCCTGGGCCCTGCCATTTCGGCCGAACTGTTGGGCGACGGCGTGGCGATCGCGGTGCGCAAGCCCGATACGGCGTTACGCAATCAACTCAACCGTGCCCTTGAAGAGCTGATGCAAAACGGCCAATACCAACGGATCCTCGCGCCCTACCACTTGGAAGCGCCGTGACGGTTCATTAATTGCGCGCGCTGGCGCAGGACAGGTTCATAGCCAGCCTCTGACGCCTTGCAACCTGTGTGCTCAAGCCGTGCGCAAGGAAATAAACGCGTAGTTGGCCGGCACCTCGGTAGCAATCTGTGCGCCGGCATCCAGCAACTGCTCGGCGATGTCCAGGCCGGACACATGAAACACCCACTCACTGGCCACGGATGGCTGGTCAACCGCCAGCTCGATGGCCTGGGCAAAGGCGTGCATGTCGGGAAGGTACGCGGTAAACCCATCGCCCTTTAGCGCGGTGGTGCGAATGCCCAGCAGCGCACACACAGCCTCTTTGGTGTGTACGTCGTCACGGTCTGCCTGCCGGGAGCGGCGGATCAGTTCTGCCAGCTGCTGGTCCACCAACTCGCCTCCCACGATCAGCGCCGGGCCCTGTTCCCAGGATTCCGGCGGGCAGTCCTTGGCGGCAGGGTTCAGCGGGATGTGCGGGTTGATTTCCATCGGGTAGATACGGCACACCAACGGGCGGCGCTCATAAATGCCGCAGCGGTTGTCTTCGTCAAGATTCCGGCAGCGCCCGGCGTTGTAGGCGGCAAACGTGATGGCCACAAACGCCTCGGTATTGCCACTGGGCACCACCACCGAACGGCGCTCGGCGTGTTCGCGTTGTAGCACGGGCAAGCCCAGGCCATTGCCGAGAAAACCCTCTACCAGAACAATAACGTTACCGCCGTCAGCCGCCCAACTCCGGGCCTCTTCGAGGGTCAGGGGCACATGATGGTCGGTGCAGCATTTGCCGCAACCCACGCAGGAAAAATGAGTGTTCATGGAGGATCTGTCACCAGGCAAGGTCAGAGGGCACTCTTGAACAGTGGCGGGATTTTGCCTCTATTCACTGTTCAGGCACTGTGGAAGCAAGTTATGCGCCAGTGCCTGTCAGTCTGCGGGGACCAGGTCGCGCAGCACAAAGACCATGCCTGCACTTTCATACAGTTGCCGGGCGCGCAGGTTGCTCTCGCGCACTTTGAGGTCTACGTAGGGTTCGCCGCGCTGCTTGAACACCTGAAAGGTGTGCAGCAGCAACGCGCGACCCAGCCCCTGGCCTTGGGCGCAGGGGTGTATGGAGAGGTTCTTGATAAACGCGCTGGTCCAGCATTGAGCCACGCCGAGAATACCGTCACGGTGACTGGCCACCAGGCACAGCGTCGGGTCGAACTCGGCATCGGTGACGAACTGCTGCCGCCAGTGTTCCAGGCTGGCGACACGACCACCGCCTTGATCCTGGGTCATGCGCAACACCGCATGAATCGCCGGGGCCAGCTCGTCGCGGTAATGCTCCAGCCGGGTCTCCGCTGGCCACTGCGGCGCAGGCAGGCTGGCGGTAAGGTCGCGGCGCAGCAGTTGGAAGTATTCCGCCACCGGTTACAGGCCCTTTTGCGCCACAGCCTTGGCAGCGATAACCAGGCACTTGGTCAGCTCGGGCGACGAAAACTTGGTCAGCACCGCGTCGGCGCCGGCCAGGCGGGCTTTTTCGCTGTTCATCGCGCTGTCCAGGGAGGTGTGCAGCAACACGTACAACTCCTGGAAATCCGGGGTTTCGCGCAGGGTGCGGGTGAGGGCGTACCCGTCCATTTCGGACATTTCGATGTCCGACACCACCACGTTGATCTGCTCGACCGTGCCTTGCAGCTCCAGCAGTACATCGATGGCTTCCTTGGCGCTGCGTGCGGTATGGCACGTCAGGCCGAGGTTGCGCAGGGTGTGCACCGATTGCTGCAGGGCGACCTGGCTGTCGTCCACCACCAGAATCCGCGCGTTGCCGAGCACTTCGGCCTCTTCCATGGTCAAGTCGGTCGGCGCTACTTCAATCGGCGCCGGAGCGATGGCGTGGATGACCTTTTCGATATCCAACACCTGCACCAGCCCGCCTTCGACCTGGGTCACCCCAGTGATAAACGAGCGATTACCGCCGGAACCATAGGGCGGCGGGCGGATGTCGGTGGTCAGGCAGTGCACGATCTTGCTCACCGCCTGTACGTGCAGGCCCTGCTTGGAGCGGCTGACGTCGGTCACAATCAGGCAGCCGCCGTTCGGGTCTTGCAGGGGCATTTCGCCGAGGGCGCGGCTCAGGTCGATCACTGAGAGCGAGGCACCGCGCAGCGTGGCGATGCCTTTGACGTGGGGGTGTGACTCCGGCAGCTTGGTCAGCGGCGGGCACGGGATGATTTCACTGACTTTAAGCAGGTTAATGGCCATCAACTTGCCGCTGCGCAAGGTAAAGAGCAGAAGCGAGAGTGAATCTGCGCGGGCTTTGGTGGTGGACATAAAAACCTTCTGAGGATCAGGAATGACGATCTATAGAGGGTTATCGACTTGGGCGCGCCAGGCTTTAACCGGATTTATGGAATGCAGCTGGTTGAGATGAACAGGCGTGTGTGGGAACTGGCTCGCCTGCGATAGCGTCACCTCGGTATCACTGATACACCGAGGCGCCTGCATCGCGGGCAAGCCCGGCTCCCACATGGGGCCGCTCCTGCATTGGTCAGGTGTCAGCCCTTCCACACCTGCGGGTTCACCAGATCCTGCGGACGCTGGCCGAGCAGGGCGCTGCGCAGGTTGTCCAGGGCGCGGTTGGCCATGGCCTCACGGGTTTCATTCGTGGCCGAGCCGATGTGCGGCAGGGTCACGGCATTGCTCAGCTGGAACAGCGGCGATTCAGCCAGCGGCTCCTGTTCATACACATCCAGCCCGGCGCCACGGATTTTCTGGGTTTGCAGCGCTTCGATCAGCGCCGGCTCATCCACCACCGGGCCACGGGAAATATTGATCAGGATCGCGCTGGGCTTCATCAGCCCCAACTCGCGGGTGCTGATCAGGTGGCGGGTCTTTTCGCTTAACGGCACTACCAGGCAAACGAAGTCCGACTCGGCCAGCAACTGGTCCAGGCTGCGAAATTGCGCCCCCAGCTGCTGTTCCAGCTCGGTCTTGCGGCTGTTCCCGCTGTACAGAATCGGCATATTGAAACCCAGGCGTCCACGTCGGGCGACAGCCGCGCCGATATTGCCCATGCCGACGATACCGAGGGTCTTGCCATGCACGTCGCAGCCGAACAGCGGCGCGCCGACGCTGGCTTTCCACTGGCCGGCCTTGGTCCAGGCGTCCAGTTCGGCCACACGGCGCGCGCTGCTCATCAGCAAGGCGAAGGCCAGGTCGGCGGTGCTTTCGGTGAGTACGTCGGGGGTATTGGTGAGCATGATCCCGCGCTCGTTGAAGTACGGCACGTCGTAATTGTCGTAGCCCACCGAGACGCTGGAGACCACTTCCAGTTTGCTGGCGCCCTCAAGCTGCGCGCGCCCGAGTTTGCGGCCCACGCCGATCAAACCGTGGGCGTGGGGCAGGGCTTCATTGAATTGAGCATTGATGTCCCCGCGCTTGGGGTCGGGCGCGATCACCTCGAAGTCCTGTTGCAGGCGTTCGATCATGTGCGGGGTGACGCGGCTGAAGGCGAGGACAGTCTTTTTCATTGCAGGCGGGCTCATCGACTACGGAAGAATACCAAGCACGCTAACATTCCTGTCGACGATTGTCAGGACGACTCTTTAACAGTGGGAGCTGGCTTTACCCCACCACTCGGGGCCTCGCTTAGGCTTGAATCCGTGGTTAACGGGGCCTGTCAGATCAAAAGCAAGAGCACGGCGGCCTGGTAGCCGAACTGAGTGGTTGAAGCAAAAGCAGTGCAGAAGCACAGCGGCACACTCTCTGTCTGATGTATCGAGATCCAAATGTGGGAGCGGGCTTGCTCGCGAATGCGATGGGTCAGCCAGCTTATCTGTAACTGATACACCGCCTTCGCGAGCAAGCCCGCTCCCACAATTTGACCGAGTTCAACTGCCAGCACCGCTGTGCTCTGCTTTCTGTGGGAGCTGGCTTGTCGGACCGCTCCCACATTTGAGTTATATCGACGAGCAGAAATCAGTTCGCCAGGCGAGCGCCGCTGAGGCTGCCACTCAATTCATACGCCACCAACTCCGCCTGATGCGCCGCCAGAATCTCCGGCAACGAACCGCGCAGGTATTCCACCCAGGTCTTGATCTTCGCATCCAGGTACTGGCGTGACGGGTAGATGGCGTACAGGTTCAGCTCTTGCGAGCGATAGGTGGGCATCACGCGCACCAGTGTGCCGTTGCGCAGGCCTTCAATGGCCGCATACACCGGCAACAGGCCAACGCCCATGCCGCTGGTGATCGCGGTTTTCATCGCATCGGCCGAGTTGACCAGAAACGGCGAGGTGTTGATCGCCACGCTTTCCTGGCCTTCGGGGCCATTGAAGGTCCATTTATCCAGCTGGATAACCGGGCTTACCAGGCGCAGGCAGGCGTGGTTGAGCAAATCCTGCGGCCGTTGCGCGCAGCCTTTGGCCTTGACGTAGTCCGGCGAGGCGCACGCGATGCTGTAGGTGATGCCCAGGCGCTGGGACACGAAGCCCGAATCCGGCAGCTCGCTGGCCAGCACGATGGACACGTCGTAGCCCTCGTCGAGCAGGTCCGGCACGCGGTTGGCCAGGGTCAGGTCGAAGGTCACGTCGGGGTGGGTGCGGCGGTAGCGGGCAATTGCGTCAATCACGAAATGCTGGCCGATACCGGTCATGGTGTGCACTTTCAACTGCCCGGCAGGGCGCGCGTGGGCGTCGCTGGCTTCGGCCTCGGCCTCCTCGACATAGGCGAGGATCTGTTCGCAGCGCAGCAAGTAACGTTTACCGGCTTCGGTCAGTGCAATGCGACGGGTGGTGCGGTTGAGCAAGCGGGTTTGCAGATGGGCCTCAAGGTTGGAGACCGCGCGCGAGACGTTGGCGGTGGTGGTGTCCAGTTGCACGGCGGCGGCGGTGAAGCTGCCGGCTTCGGCCACGCAACTGAAAGCGCGCATGTTTTGCAAAGTGTCCATGGAGTGTTCTCAGGGGAGATAACAAATTGTGACAGAAAGTTACGCCGTCCAGTGATCCCTACCAACGGATTATCGCCTGAACGGTAACAAAGATTCACAGGAATGCCAGCTTATCGTCCTCCATCGCGCCCCCTAGAATTGCGCCACCTTCCCCGCAACACCACCTCAGGAATACGCTTGCCGTGCCGCGTCGCATCAACAGAGAGCTGAAGGCTCTCAGTGTCTGGGCCTTATCGTTAGCAATCAGCGGCTGCATCGGAACCGGAGGAATCGCCCCTCAAGGCCAGGCCCTCAACGCCAATAACCTGGTCACCGACGAAGCGATCCAGAGCGCCGCCCGAGACGCCCACTGGCCCACCACCCACTGGTGGCAAGCCTACGGCGATCCGCAATTGAACCGCTGGGTGGAACTTGCCACGCAAAACAGCCCGAGCATGGCCATGGCCGCCGCGCGGGTGCGTGAAGCGCGGGCCATGGCCGGGATTGCCGAGTCGGCCGAGTCGTTGCAGATCAACAGTGACACTACCCTCAAGCGCCACAATTGGCCGAAGGATCAGTTTTACGGTCCGGGCGAATTGAGCGGCGCCAACACCTGGGACAACAATTCGTCCCTGGGCCTGAGTTACGCCCTCGACCTGTGGGGCCGCGAAAGTAACAGCACCGAACGCGCCGTCGACCTGGCCCATATGAGCGCTGCCGAAGCGCGCCAGGCCCAGCTCGAATTGCAAAACAACGTGGTGCGCGCCTATATCCAGCTGTCGTTGCACTATGCCAACCGCGACATCGTTGCCGCCACGTTGGCCCAGCAACAGCAAATTCTCGACCTGGCCAACAAACGCCTGAATGCCGGGATCGGCACCCATTTTGATGTCAGCCAGGCTGAAACGCCGTTGCCGGAAACCCATCGCCAACTCGATGCCTTGGACGAAGAAATCGCCCTGAGCCATAACCAGCTGGCGGCGTTGGCGGGCAAAGGTCCGGGTGAAGGCGCGCAACTGCAACGGCCGAGCCTGGCCCTCGCCGCGCCGCTGAAATTGCCATCGAGCTTGCCGGCGCAATTGCTTGGTCAGCGCCCGGACGTGGTCGCCAGCCGTTGGCAAGTCGCCGCCCAGGCCCGAGGCATTGATGTGGCCCATGCCGGTTTCTACCCCAATGTCGACCTGGTCGGTAGCCTGGGTTTCGTCGCTACCGGCGGCACCATGCTGGGCTTTCTCAGCGGTCAGAAATTCAACTACAACGTCGGCCCGGCGATCACCTTGCCGATCTTCGACGGCGGCCGTTTGCGCGCGCAGTTGGGCGAGGCCAGCGCCGGTTATGACATCGCCGTGGCCAAGTACAACCAGACTCTGGTCAATGCGCTCAAGGGCATCAGCGACCAGTTGATCCGCCGCGAATCCATGGACAAGCAGTCGGCCTTTGCCGCGCAGTCGGTGGCCTCGGCACAGAAAACCTACGACATCGCGATGATCGCCTATCAGCGCGGCCTTACCGACTACCTCAATGTGCTGAACGCCCAGACCCTGCTGTTCCGCCAGCAACAGGTGGAGCAACAGGTGCAGGCCGCGCGCCTGAGTGCCCATGCCGAACTGGTGACCGCCCTGGGTGGCGGGCTCGGCGCCGGTAACGATATGCCACAAGATGCCAAGAGTCTCCCCGGCAAAACCCCGGCGGCGCTTGCCGTGTTTGATCACTGAGTAGGCGTTCATGACTTCCTTGCCTGCACCGCTGCGCTGGTTGCACTCCCTTGAGTGGCGCCGTGGCTTTTTCGACTGGGCACGCAGTGATGGCGTGACCTGGGTCTATATCTTCAAGGTGCTGATCGCTGCGTTCCTCACGCTGTGGTTGGCCATGCGCCTGGAGCTGCCGCAACCGCGTACCGCGATGATCACCGTGTTTATCGTGATGCAACCGCAGAGCGGCCAGGTGTTCGCCAAGAGCTTTTACCGCTTCCTCGGCACCCTGGCGGGTTCGGCGGTGATGGTCTTTTTGATTGCCTTGTTTGCGCAGAACACCGAATTGTTCCTCGGCGCATTGGCGATCTGGGTCGGCATTTGCACCGCTGGCGCAACGCGTAACCGCAACTTCCGCGCCTATGGTTTTGTGCTGGCTGGCTACACGGCGGCGATGGTGGGTTTGCCGGCCCTGGCGCACCCGGACGGCGCGTTCATGGCGGCGGTGTGGCGGGTGCTGGAAATTTCCCTGGGGATTCTCTGTTCCACGCTGGTCAGCGCCGCGATCCTGCCGCAGACCAGCAGCGCAGCCATGCGCAACGCCCTGTATCAGCGCTTTGGCGTGTTCGCGCTGTTCGTCACCGACGGCCTGCGTGGGCGCAGCCAGCGCGAAGGTTTTGAGGCCAGCAACGTGCGCTTTATCGCCGAAGCCGTGGGCCTGGAAGGCTTGCGCAGCGTCACCGTGTTTGAAGACCCGCATATGCGTCGGCGCAACGGTCGGCTCAGCCGCCTCAACAGCGAGTTCATGAGCATTACTACGCGTTTCAATGCGCTGCACCAGCTGTTGGAACGGCTGCGCACGGTTGAAGCCGATCATGTGGTCGCGGCGATCAAGCCCGGCCTGCAGGACCTTGCCGAAGTGCTCGACGGCTTCTCCGGCCGTGCCCTCACCAGCCCCGACGCCGCGCGCCTGGTCAACCAACTGAGCGCCTACAAGGACGGCCTGCCCGCCAAAGTGCGCAGCCTGCGTGCCACCTTCCAGGAAGGCAACCCGAGCGAAGCCGAGCAGCTGGATTTTCATACGGCCTACGAGCTGCTGTACCGCTTCGTCGACGACCTGCACAACTACGCGCAGACCCACGCCTCCCTGGCTGATCACAGCCATGCACGCGAGCAGTGGGATGAAACCTTTATCCCCAAAACCAACTGGCTGGCCTGCGCCGCTTCGGGGATTCGCGCGTCGTTCATCCTGATCGTGCTCGGCAGCTACTGGGTGGCCACCGCCTGGCCGAGTGGCGCGACCATGACCCTGATCGCCGCCGCCACCGTTGGCCTGTCCGCCGCCACACCCAACCCCAAACGCATGGCGTTCCAGATGGCCTGCGGCACCTTGATCGGCGCATTGGTGGGCTTCGTCGAAATGTTCTTCGTGTTCCCCTGGATCGACGGTTTCCCGCTGCTGTGCGTGATGCTTGCGCCGGTGATCATCTTCGGCGCCTTCCTCGCCTCACGGCCAAAATATGCGGGCGTCGGTGTGGGCCTGCTGATTTTCTTCAGCACCGGCTCGGTGCCGGACAACCTCACGGTCTACAACCCCTACACCTTTATCAACGACTACATCGCCATGGTCATCGGCATGCTGGTGTGCGCGGCGGCGGGGGCGATCATCCTGCCGCCCAACAGCCGTTGGCTGTGGCGCCGCCTCGAGCAGGACCTGCGTGAGCAAGTGGTGTATGCGATCAGTGGCAAGCTCAAGGGCCTGGCGTCGAGTTTCGAAAGCCGCACCCGCGACCTGCTGCACCAGGCTTACGGCCTCGCCGTCGGCCAGCCGCAAGTGCAGCGCGACCTGCTGCGCTGGATGTTCGTGGTGCTGGAAGTCGGCCACGCGATCATCGAACTGCGTAAGGAGCAGGCGATTTTGCCGGTGCACCCGGCCTATGCCGAATCCCAGCCATGGCGCCAGGCAATCCGCGTGATGGGCCGCTCGCTGGTGCGGCTGTTCCTGCAGCCCAGCGCGAGCAACCTGGAGCGCGGGCTAATTGCCGTCGACCATGCGATCAGCCGCGTGCAGGCCACCGACGAACCTTTCGCCCCGCACTTCGACACCTCGGCCCTGCGCCGGGTGAAAAGCTACCTGCACTTTATTCGCACCTCGTTGCTTGACCCGCAATCGCCGCTGGCTGCCCTCAAAGGATCTCCACATGCCGCGTGAAATAGCCTTTCACGGCCTCTACATGCCGACCATGACCCTGATGTTCTTGATCGCGGCCGCGCTTGCCTGGGCCCTGGATCGCTTCCTGGCCGGGTTCGACCTGTACCGTTTTTTCTGGCACCCGGCGTTGCTGCGCCTGAGCCTGTTCGTTTGCCTGTTCGGCGCGCTGGCGCTGACCGTCTACCGTTGAGAATGCCCCGATGAAAAAGTTTTTCAGCCTGCTTGCGACCTTGCTGGTACTGGCTTTGGCGATCTGGATTGGCCGCACATTGTGGGTGCACTACATGGAAACGCCGTGGACCCGCGATGGCCGCGTGCGCGCCGACATCATCAACGTCGCCGCCGACGTTACCGGGGAAGTGGTCGACGTGCCGGTGCGGGACAACCAGTTGGTGAAAAAGGGCGACCTGCTGATGCAGATCGACCCCGAGCACTACCGCATCGCGGTCAAGCAAGCCCAGTCCCTGGTAGCGTCCCGTAAAGCCACCTGGGAAATGCGCAAGGTCAACGCCCACCGCCGCGCCGACCTCGACGCGTTGGTGATCTCCAGGGAAAACCGCGACGACGCCAGCAACATTGCTGACTCCGCCCTGGCCGACTATCAACACGCGCTGGCGCAGCTGGAAGCCGCTGAACTTAACTTGAAGCGAACGCAAGTCGTGGCGGCGGTGGACGGCTACGTCACTAACCTCAACGTGCACCGTGGCGACTACGCGCGCATCGGTGAAGCGAAGATGGCTGTGGTCGATATGAACTCGTTCTGGGTGTATGGCTTCTTCGAAGAAACCAAGCTGCCCCACGTCAAAATCGGCGACAAGGCCGATATGCAACTGATGAGCGGCGAGACGCTAAAGGGCCATGTGGAAAGCATCTCGCGCGGTATCTACGACCGCGACAACCCCGAGAGCCGCGAGCTGGTGGCGGATGTGA is a window of Pseudomonas antarctica DNA encoding:
- a CDS encoding transporter substrate-binding domain-containing protein; the encoded protein is MIQRFALLALLFSIDAVAVIEPPRREIRFAVAAQFPPFQSRNLQGQLVGLNIDLGNALCQQLKVRCTWVDQVLVENIPALDARQFDAIMGMAPTSERRRWVGFTDNLYPFTTRLVARRSSGLMPTISSLKGKRVGVLLGSNREAFTRSKWAPEGVIIESFWLNDELVRSLVAGDIDATLQGTVEIRGALLDTDAGQDFNFLGPAISAELLGDGVAIAVRKPDTALRNQLNRALEELMQNGQYQRILAPYHLEAP
- a CDS encoding YkgJ family cysteine cluster protein — its product is MNTHFSCVGCGKCCTDHHVPLTLEEARSWAADGGNVIVLVEGFLGNGLGLPVLQREHAERRSVVVPSGNTEAFVAITFAAYNAGRCRNLDEDNRCGIYERRPLVCRIYPMEINPHIPLNPAAKDCPPESWEQGPALIVGGELVDQQLAELIRRSRQADRDDVHTKEAVCALLGIRTTALKGDGFTAYLPDMHAFAQAIELAVDQPSVASEWVFHVSGLDIAEQLLDAGAQIATEVPANYAFISLRTA
- a CDS encoding GNAT family N-acetyltransferase, which codes for MAEYFQLLRRDLTASLPAPQWPAETRLEHYRDELAPAIHAVLRMTQDQGGGRVASLEHWRQQFVTDAEFDPTLCLVASHRDGILGVAQCWTSAFIKNLSIHPCAQGQGLGRALLLHTFQVFKQRGEPYVDLKVRESNLRARQLYESAGMVFVLRDLVPAD
- a CDS encoding chemotaxis protein CheV translates to MSTTKARADSLSLLLFTLRSGKLMAINLLKVSEIIPCPPLTKLPESHPHVKGIATLRGASLSVIDLSRALGEMPLQDPNGGCLIVTDVSRSKQGLHVQAVSKIVHCLTTDIRPPPYGSGGNRSFITGVTQVEGGLVQVLDIEKVIHAIAPAPIEVAPTDLTMEEAEVLGNARILVVDDSQVALQQSVHTLRNLGLTCHTARSAKEAIDVLLELQGTVEQINVVVSDIEMSEMDGYALTRTLRETPDFQELYVLLHTSLDSAMNSEKARLAGADAVLTKFSSPELTKCLVIAAKAVAQKGL
- a CDS encoding 2-hydroxyacid dehydrogenase, which gives rise to MKKTVLAFSRVTPHMIERLQQDFEVIAPDPKRGDINAQFNEALPHAHGLIGVGRKLGRAQLEGASKLEVVSSVSVGYDNYDVPYFNERGIMLTNTPDVLTESTADLAFALLMSSARRVAELDAWTKAGQWKASVGAPLFGCDVHGKTLGIVGMGNIGAAVARRGRLGFNMPILYSGNSRKTELEQQLGAQFRSLDQLLAESDFVCLVVPLSEKTRHLISTRELGLMKPSAILINISRGPVVDEPALIEALQTQKIRGAGLDVYEQEPLAESPLFQLSNAVTLPHIGSATNETREAMANRALDNLRSALLGQRPQDLVNPQVWKG
- a CDS encoding LysR family transcriptional regulator; translated protein: MDTLQNMRAFSCVAEAGSFTAAAVQLDTTTANVSRAVSNLEAHLQTRLLNRTTRRIALTEAGKRYLLRCEQILAYVEEAEAEASDAHARPAGQLKVHTMTGIGQHFVIDAIARYRRTHPDVTFDLTLANRVPDLLDEGYDVSIVLASELPDSGFVSQRLGITYSIACASPDYVKAKGCAQRPQDLLNHACLRLVSPVIQLDKWTFNGPEGQESVAINTSPFLVNSADAMKTAITSGMGVGLLPVYAAIEGLRNGTLVRVMPTYRSQELNLYAIYPSRQYLDAKIKTWVEYLRGSLPEILAAHQAELVAYELSGSLSGARLAN
- a CDS encoding efflux transporter outer membrane subunit; protein product: MPRRINRELKALSVWALSLAISGCIGTGGIAPQGQALNANNLVTDEAIQSAARDAHWPTTHWWQAYGDPQLNRWVELATQNSPSMAMAAARVREARAMAGIAESAESLQINSDTTLKRHNWPKDQFYGPGELSGANTWDNNSSLGLSYALDLWGRESNSTERAVDLAHMSAAEARQAQLELQNNVVRAYIQLSLHYANRDIVAATLAQQQQILDLANKRLNAGIGTHFDVSQAETPLPETHRQLDALDEEIALSHNQLAALAGKGPGEGAQLQRPSLALAAPLKLPSSLPAQLLGQRPDVVASRWQVAAQARGIDVAHAGFYPNVDLVGSLGFVATGGTMLGFLSGQKFNYNVGPAITLPIFDGGRLRAQLGEASAGYDIAVAKYNQTLVNALKGISDQLIRRESMDKQSAFAAQSVASAQKTYDIAMIAYQRGLTDYLNVLNAQTLLFRQQQVEQQVQAARLSAHAELVTALGGGLGAGNDMPQDAKSLPGKTPAALAVFDH
- a CDS encoding FUSC family protein gives rise to the protein MTSLPAPLRWLHSLEWRRGFFDWARSDGVTWVYIFKVLIAAFLTLWLAMRLELPQPRTAMITVFIVMQPQSGQVFAKSFYRFLGTLAGSAVMVFLIALFAQNTELFLGALAIWVGICTAGATRNRNFRAYGFVLAGYTAAMVGLPALAHPDGAFMAAVWRVLEISLGILCSTLVSAAILPQTSSAAMRNALYQRFGVFALFVTDGLRGRSQREGFEASNVRFIAEAVGLEGLRSVTVFEDPHMRRRNGRLSRLNSEFMSITTRFNALHQLLERLRTVEADHVVAAIKPGLQDLAEVLDGFSGRALTSPDAARLVNQLSAYKDGLPAKVRSLRATFQEGNPSEAEQLDFHTAYELLYRFVDDLHNYAQTHASLADHSHAREQWDETFIPKTNWLACAASGIRASFILIVLGSYWVATAWPSGATMTLIAAATVGLSAATPNPKRMAFQMACGTLIGALVGFVEMFFVFPWIDGFPLLCVMLAPVIIFGAFLASRPKYAGVGVGLLIFFSTGSVPDNLTVYNPYTFINDYIAMVIGMLVCAAAGAIILPPNSRWLWRRLEQDLREQVVYAISGKLKGLASSFESRTRDLLHQAYGLAVGQPQVQRDLLRWMFVVLEVGHAIIELRKEQAILPVHPAYAESQPWRQAIRVMGRSLVRLFLQPSASNLERGLIAVDHAISRVQATDEPFAPHFDTSALRRVKSYLHFIRTSLLDPQSPLAALKGSPHAA
- a CDS encoding DUF1656 domain-containing protein, producing the protein MPREIAFHGLYMPTMTLMFLIAAALAWALDRFLAGFDLYRFFWHPALLRLSLFVCLFGALALTVYR
- a CDS encoding HlyD family secretion protein encodes the protein MKKFFSLLATLLVLALAIWIGRTLWVHYMETPWTRDGRVRADIINVAADVTGEVVDVPVRDNQLVKKGDLLMQIDPEHYRIAVKQAQSLVASRKATWEMRKVNAHRRADLDALVISRENRDDASNIADSALADYQHALAQLEAAELNLKRTQVVAAVDGYVTNLNVHRGDYARIGEAKMAVVDMNSFWVYGFFEETKLPHVKIGDKADMQLMSGETLKGHVESISRGIYDRDNPESRELVADVNPTFNWVRLAQRVPVRIHIDEVPDGVLLAAGITCTVIVDPAQH